In one Babylonia areolata isolate BAREFJ2019XMU chromosome 14, ASM4173473v1, whole genome shotgun sequence genomic region, the following are encoded:
- the LOC143289509 gene encoding uncharacterized protein LOC143289509 has protein sequence MTAMQTNHLQLQNGREISTEEIIQECSDLLGAIPQFVLPAMTLLMKWEKKVQDRSEDKVDVYGTGGVHEAPYKVFEVLQKTVDDKTQKIQMKWKRVTERLKKQVTCWNTLQLHQWVRRKPAMDCNDTPGLENLCETALAFLKNLLVTVTNDTFRKVDSMLREPTPALMSSLPRRVTPSPTSYSRAVSMWEETVSILLVIREQPPPVMVMMSATSKAPARNNNSAEDRKPQTTVGILGGQGFGRGVAITDVAIGLGLNTDLARSRPGTWDPKDLNMKTVYHTHGGNEKATYESTQKGLKLKHFKRNESTDVWQLLYHVVYFVNVVIQGLHQSLSPLQFQFKVLSFPVMVTTAASQAITHTGAHLWHTFSARNVYDLDNMIQPSLRVEEVIAMLNERLRSISVTRELRDYERRFLRDKLKRAVREKSRNGTQTDTITLETFLKTPVTLPQVPNTKMEFSVWRWVYSVINLLVFTLQQPWADGVIYGFASHEQCMEALAKQNEGTFLLRFSESILRDNHMLSQAFLSAVIRVKGNAVFAKEIDAEEIRMSGLAHKMMNNVCKRVLGCNISVQELMNRYPPADPVTPHYTEWTDPVFQDNGPSTPIVPLKGKRRLTDAAEQVSSTPRTTWNGSGPSSMSAGPSPLSGSQAASPLWHSTGDTRSPSSSMSAGPSLLSGSQAASPLWHSTGDTRSPFSSMSAGPSPLSGSLAARPLRHSARDTRSPFSSMSAGPSPLSGSLAARPLRHSARDTRSPSSSMSAGPSPLSGSLAASPLQHDAGNAVAASPMDCRPLSGVSAATAEKGSLLKSGIATPSPSSNTALNLPRLPAFQTDMEAETLRCRGAGVSGLAVNGPSNCGSASLETLRDQAAGVSSLAVNCPSNCGSASRETPRGVSSTEHAVSACSSNHPSPPATQQGPPIQDVWRHGGLPRHPQPGLAAGDEGGSGGGGDRGAASLALPTDLASTEDSVLEDLFSLMEGFSPDLASLGLPVQEVELDWSMIQDL, from the exons ATGACG gcgATGCAGACTAACCATCTGCAGCTACAGAATGGTAGAGAGATCAGCACTGAGGAGATCATACAGGAGTGTTCAGACTTGCTGGgg gcaattCCACAGTTTGTCCTCCCTGCCATGACCCTCCTGATGAAGTGGGAAAAGAAGGTCCAAGACAGAA GTGAGGACAAGGTAGATGTCTATGGAACTGGAGGGGTGCATGAAGCTCCTTACAAAGTGTTTGAGGTCTTGCAGAAG ACTGTGGATGACAAAACACAGAAGATACAGATGAAGTGGAAGCGGGTGACAGAAAGACTGAAGAAACAGGTGACCTGCTGGAATACACTGCAGCTTCACCAGTGGGTCAGGCGGAAACCAGCCATGGACTGCAATGACACACCTGGCCTGGAAAATCT ATGTGAGACAGCACTGGCGTTTCTCAAGAACCTGCTCGTGACAGTGACCAACGACACTTTTCGAAAAGTCGATTCCATGCTAAGGGAGCCCACTCCAGCTCTTATGAGTTCCCTGCCGCGAAGAGTGACCCCTTCGCCAACCTCGTACTCACGAGCTGTTTCGATGTGGGAAGAGACTGTGTCTAT ACTCCTGGTGATACGAGAGCAGCCACCGCCTGTCATGGTCATGATGAGTGCAACAAGCAAGGCCCCTGCCAGGAACAACAACTCTGCCGAGGACAGGAAGCCCCAGACCACTGTCGG GATTCTGGGAGGCCAAGGGTTTGGCAGAGGTGTGGCCATCACGGACGTGGCCATCGGCCTTGGCCTCAACACGGACCTGGCCAGGTCTCGGCCAGGCACCTGGGACCCCAAGGACCTGAACATGAAGACAGTGTACCACACGCATGGCG GGAACGAGAAGGCGACCTATGAAAGTACACAGAAGGGCTTGAAGCTGAAGCACTTCAAACGGAATGAGTCGACAGACGTGTGGCAGTTGCTGTACCATGTAGTCTACTTTGTCAACGTTGTTATCCAGGGTCTTCACCAGTCATTGTCACCGCTTCAG TTCCAGTTTAAAGTGCTGTCGTTCCCAGTGATGGTGACCACGGCGGCCAGTCAGGCCATCACACACACCGGCGCCCATCTCTGGCACACTTTTTCAGCACGgaatgtg TATGATTTGGACAACATGATCCAGCCCTCACTGAGAGTGGAGGAGGTGATTGCAATGCTGAACGAGCGGCTGAGAAGTATCAGTGTCACTAGGGAGCTGAGGGACTATGAGCGACGCTTTCTGCGAGACAAACTGA aaagaGCTGTCCGAGAAAAGTCCAGAAATGGGACACAGACCGACACCATTACCCTCGAAACATTCCTCAAG ACGCCTGTGACACTGCCCCAGGTCCCCAACACCAAGATGGAGTTCTCCGTGTGGCGCTGGGTCTACTCTGTCATCAACCTGTTGGTGTTCACCCTGCAGCAGCCATGGGCAGACGG GGTGATTTACGGCTTTGCCAGTCATGAGCAGTGTATGGAGGCTTTGGCCAAGCAGAATGAAGGGACGTTCCTGCTGCGCTTCTCTGAGAGCATTCTGAGAGACAACCACATGCTGTCCCAAGCCTTCCTGAGTGCCGTCATCAGGGTGAAAG ggaaTGCAGTGTTTGCTAAGGAGATAGATGCAGAGGAAATCAGAATGTCTGGACTGGCACACAAGATGATGAACAAcgtg tgtaaaCGTGTGCTGGGCTGCAACATCTCAGTACAGGAGCTGATGAATCGCTACCCTCCCGCAG ATCCAGTGACGCCTCACTACACGGAATGGACTGACCCAGTCTTCCAGGACAACGGTCCTTCTACCCCCAT AGTGCCGCTGAAAGGCAAACGCAGACTGACTGATGCTGCGGAACAGGTGTCCTCCACACCCAGAACCACCTGGAACGGCTCTGGCCCCTCCTCCATGTCTGCCGGGCCTTCTCCCCTGAGTGGCTCACAGGCGGCCAGCCCCTTGTGGCACAGCACAGGGGACACAaggtctccctcctcctccatgtcTGCAGGGCCTTCTCTCCTGAGTGGCTCACAGGCGGCCAGCCCCTTGTGGCACAGCACAGGGGACACAAGGTCTCCCTTCTCATCCATGTCTGCAGGGCCTTCTCCCCTAAGTGGCTCACTGGCGGCCCGCCCTTTGCGGCACAGCGCGAGGGACACAAGGTCTCCCTTCTCATCCATGTCTGCAGGGCCTTCTCCCCTAAGTGGCTCACTGGCGGCCCGCCCTTTGCGGCACAGCGCGAGGGACACAaggtctccctcctcctccatgtcTGCAGGGCCTTCTCCCCTGAGTGGCTCACTGGCGGCCAGCCCCTTGCAGCACGACGCGGGGAATGCGGTTGCAGCGAGTCCCATGGACTGTCGGCCACTGTCTGGCGTTTCTGCCGCCACTgctgaaaaag gcAGTTTGCTGAAGTCGGGCATAGCGACTCCCTCCCCTTCCAGCAACACTGCCCTCAACTTGCCCCGCCTGCCTGCCTTTCAGACGGACATGGAAGCGGAAACCTTGAGATGTCGTGGCGCAGGCGTGTCCGGCTTGGCTGTCAACGGTCCATCAAACTGTGGCTCCGCCTCCCTGGAAACCTTGAGGGATCAGGCCGCAGGCGTGTCCAGCTTGGCTGTCAACTGTCCATCAAACTGTGGCTCCGCCTCCAGGGAAACCCCAAGGGGCGTGTCCAGCACGGAGCATGCAGTCAGCGCGTGCAGCAGCAATCATCCCTCACCACCAGCCACTCAGCAGGGTCCGCCCATCCAGGACGTCTGGCGTCACGGGGGTCTGCCGCGTCATCCACAACCTGGATTGGCAGCTGGGGACGAGGGCGGGTCCGGGGGCGGGGGAGATAGGGGGGCTGCGTCCCTGGCCCTGCCCACTGACCTGGCCTCCACTGAAGACAGTGTGCTGGAGGACCTCTTCAGTCTCATGGAGGGCTTCAGTCCGGACCTGGCGTCACTGGGTCTGCCGGTGCAGGAGGTGGAGCTGGACTGGTCGATGATACAGGATCTGTAG